In Candidatus Edwardsbacteria bacterium, a single genomic region encodes these proteins:
- the rpsM gene encoding 30S ribosomal protein S13, with product MARIAGVDLPREKRIEVGLTYIFGIGPTSAKKILSAGKVDPHKRVKDLTEDEVGRLRSIIEAEHKVEGTKRTEVALSIKRLMEIGCYRGLRHRRGLPVRGQRTKTNARTRKGPKKAGVVKKKAPPKK from the coding sequence GTGGCCAGAATTGCTGGTGTTGATCTTCCCCGCGAGAAGCGGATAGAGGTAGGGTTAACCTATATTTTTGGTATCGGCCCGACGTCCGCCAAGAAAATACTTTCGGCGGGCAAGGTTGATCCCCATAAAAGGGTCAAGGATCTCACCGAGGACGAGGTGGGACGGCTGCGTTCCATCATCGAGGCCGAGCACAAGGTGGAGGGCACCAAGCGGACCGAAGTGGCCCTGTCGATCAAACGCCTGATGGAGATCGGTTGCTACCGTGGCTTAAGGCACCGCCGGGGCCTGCCGGTAAGGGGGCAGCGCACCAAGACCAACGCCCGGACCAGAAAAGGTCCCAAAAAGGCCGGGGTGGTCAAGAAGAAAGCCCCGCCCAAGAAGTAG